GTCGATGGCGATGGTATTGATTCTGGTCGGCATTTATTCGCGTCTGTTCGGCCGAAACCAGGAATAGACGTCAGAGTAACGATATCATTCACGCTTGACGTGATATTCAAACGAGTCTTCGCCCAGCTTGCAAAAATCAAGCGGGCAACAACGTTGTATGATACGAGGTGCGACTTATGAAGGAGTCCTTTGCTCAAAAAACGGCGAATTATGTCTGGCTGGCGCTGTTGATGGTATTCACGCTGCTGCCGTTCGCCTGGCTGATCGTCACGACGCTGAAGCCGGATACAGAAATGTTCTCCACGGTGCCGACCTGGATCGTGGACAATTTGACCTGGGATCATTACCGCTGGGCGCTTGGCGATGCGGGCTTGCAGCTGCCCCGGCTGCTGCTCAACTCAATTATCGTGTGTGGCATTACCGCGTTGATTACGGGAGCCGTCGCCTGCATTAGCGGCTATGGTCTGGCTCGTTACAAGGTGCCCGGCGTCGGCCTGGTCGTAGCGCTGATCGTGCTGGCCCAGATGATTCAGGGACCGCTGATCATGATTCCGTGGTACAAAATGGCGGCAGCGTTCTCGCTGCTGAATACGAAAGCGATTTTAGTGATGATTTACGGGACACTGACGATACCGGTCGGGGTGTGGATTATGAGCGGGTTTTTCCGCACAATACCGTCCGAGCTGGAGGAAGCTGCGGCGATTGACGGCGCAGGCAAGTGGCGAACGCTGTTCACGGTCATTATTCCGCTAAGCTTGCCGGGACTGGTGTCGATCACGCTTTATGCATTCATTCTCGGCTGGAACGACTACCAGTACTCGCTCATTTTAACCAGCTCCATCGACGCGAAAACCGTTCAGGTCGGCATTGCCGAATTGATGGAAAGCATGGGCTCGACCAACTGGGGCGGATTGCTCGCAAGCGGGGTTATCGTAATTTTGCCGATTATCGTGATATTCGCGTTTATTCAGAAGTATTTGATCGAAGGAATGACTGCAGGGAGCGTAAAAGGTTGACAGGCGTTACAAGAAAAGGAGCTGAAAGATATGACAAAACCTCACGATTTCAAAGGAGTGTATACTGCGCTTATTACGCCGATGCACGAGGACGGAAGTATCGACCGTGAATCTTTGGCCCGTCTGGTCCGGCATTTGCAGGTCCAGGGGGTTAAAGGGTTTTATGTGGGCGGAAGCACCGGCGAGGGCTTCATCCTGAGTACGGAGGAGAGGCAGGAGGTGCTGGAGACGGTCGTCCGCGCGGCGGAGGAGGGCAAGTCAACGATCATCGCCCACGTCGGATCCATCGGTACGGAAGCTTCGATCGAGCTGGCGCGTCATGCCGAGCGGCAGGGCGTCGATGCGATGTCGGCAGTGGTGCCGTTTTATTACAAAACGACAGTAGAACAGATCAAGGAGCACTACAACGCGATTATGGCCGCCGTCCCGCTGCCGATGCTTATCTACCACTATCCGGGAGCGACAGGAGTCCAGCTGTCGATGGATTTCTACGAGGATATGGCGCGTCATCCCCAATGCATTGGTGTCAAATTCACCTCGCTCAACCTGTTCGAGATGCAGCAAATTCGCGCCCGCTGCGGAGACCGCTTTCTAATCTTCAACGGGCATGACGAGGTGTATGCGGCTGGCGCTCTCATGGGAGCCGACGGCGCTATAGGCAGCACGTATAATATGATGGCTCCGCTGTTCGTCCGGATGTTTCAAGAGGCAGAGCGGGGCGGCTGGTCGAGGCTTCCGGAACTGCAGGCCGAGAGCAACGAGGTGATTGCGCATATGGTGCAGTTCGATGTGATTCCTTACGAGAAGTATATATGTTATGCGCAGGGCATTATCCGGTCGCCCAGAGCAAGGCAGCCGCTAAAACAGCTGACGGA
Above is a window of Paenibacillus uliginis N3/975 DNA encoding:
- a CDS encoding carbohydrate ABC transporter permease, yielding MKESFAQKTANYVWLALLMVFTLLPFAWLIVTTLKPDTEMFSTVPTWIVDNLTWDHYRWALGDAGLQLPRLLLNSIIVCGITALITGAVACISGYGLARYKVPGVGLVVALIVLAQMIQGPLIMIPWYKMAAAFSLLNTKAILVMIYGTLTIPVGVWIMSGFFRTIPSELEEAAAIDGAGKWRTLFTVIIPLSLPGLVSITLYAFILGWNDYQYSLILTSSIDAKTVQVGIAELMESMGSTNWGGLLASGVIVILPIIVIFAFIQKYLIEGMTAGSVKG
- a CDS encoding N-acetylneuraminate lyase — its product is MTKPHDFKGVYTALITPMHEDGSIDRESLARLVRHLQVQGVKGFYVGGSTGEGFILSTEERQEVLETVVRAAEEGKSTIIAHVGSIGTEASIELARHAERQGVDAMSAVVPFYYKTTVEQIKEHYNAIMAAVPLPMLIYHYPGATGVQLSMDFYEDMARHPQCIGVKFTSLNLFEMQQIRARCGDRFLIFNGHDEVYAAGALMGADGAIGSTYNMMAPLFVRMFQEAERGGWSRLPELQAESNEVIAHMVQFDVIPYEKYICYAQGIIRSPRARQPLKQLTDAETAAIRTFYEESAVLKASAYQG